A single region of the Mus caroli chromosome 16, CAROLI_EIJ_v1.1, whole genome shotgun sequence genome encodes:
- the Dnajb11 gene encoding dnaJ homolog subfamily B member 11, which produces MAPQNLSTFCLLLLYLIGTVIAGRDFYKILGVPRSASIKDIKKAYRKLALQLHPDRNPDDPQAQEKFQDLGAAYEVLSDSEKRKQYDTYGEEGLKDGHQSSHGDIFSHFFGDFGFMFGGTPRQQDRNIPRGSDIIVDLEVTLEEVYAGNFVEVVRNKPVARQAPGKRKCNCRQEMRTTQLGPGRFQMTQEVVCDECPNVKLVNEERTLEVEIEPGVRDGMEYPFIGEGEPHVDGEPGDLRFRIKVVKHRIFERRGDDLYTNVTVSLVEALVGFEMDITHLDGHKVHISRDKITRPGAKLWKKGEGLPNFDNNNIKGSLIITFDVDFPKEQLTDEAKEGIKQLLKQGPVQKVYNGLQGY; this is translated from the exons ATGGCCCCGCAGAACCTGAGCACCTTCTGCCTGTTGCTGCTGTACCTCATCGGGACTGTGATCGCCGG GCGAGATTTCTATAAGATCTTGGGGGTGCCTCGAAGTGCCTCCATAAAGGACATTAAAAAGGCCTACAGGAAACTGGCCCTGCAGCTCCACCCTGACCGGAACCCTGATGACCCCCAAGCCCAGGAGAAATTCCAGGATCTAGGTGCTGCTTATGAG GTTCTGTCAGATAGTGAAAAACGAAAACAGTATGATACTTACGGTGAAGAAGGCTTGAAAGATGGCCATCAGAGCTCCCATGGGGACATTTTTTCACA CTTCTTTGGAGACTTCGGCTTCATGTTTGGAGGAACCCCTCGTCAGCAGGACAGGAATATTCCAAGAGGAAGTGATATCATCGTAGATCTAGAAGTCACTCTGGAAGAAGTGTACGCAGGAAATTTTGTGGAA GTAGTTAGAAATAAGCCTGTGGCCAGGCAGGCTCCTGGCAAACGTAAATGCAACTGTCGGCAAGAGATGAGAACCACACAGCTGGGACCGGGACGCTTCCAAATGACCCAGGAAGTGGTTTGTGACGAGTGCCCTAATGTCAA ACTAGTGAATGAAGAACGAACACTAGAAGTGGAAATAGAGCCTGGGGTGCGAGATGGCATGGAGTACCCCTTTATTGGAGAAG GTGAGCCGCATGTGGATGGGGAACCCGGAGACTTACGGTTCCGAATCAAAGTTGTCAA GCACCGGATAtttgagaggagaggagatgaccTGTACACAAATGTGACCGTCTCACTGGTTGAGGCTCTGGTTGGCTTTGAGATGGACATAACTCACCTGGATGGTCACAAG GTCCATATTTCCCGGGACAAGATCACCAGGCCAGGAGCCAAGCtgtggaagaaaggggaagggctGCCCAACTTTGATAACAATAACATCAAGGGCTCTTTGATAATCACTTTTGATGTGGACTTTCCAAAAGAACAGCTGACAGACGAAGCAAAAGAAG GTATCAAGCAGCTTCTCAAACAGGGCCCCGTGCAGAAGGTGTACAACGGGCTGCAGGGCTATTAG